One segment of Paenibacillus sp. FSL R7-0337 DNA contains the following:
- a CDS encoding Nif3-like dinuclear metal center hexameric protein produces the protein MKVQEVIDRILLDCCGGRRLEQTCDVLASGSEEMEVTGIVTTFMATVEVIKEAIAARANLIITHEPTYYTGNDTLDWLQMDPVYLAKKKLIEEHGITIWRFHDHMHLADTDRIYDGLLKELDWADKKLDDKDAWGYLIEETTVGELAGFLKQRLGMKVIQIVGDPAAACSRIGILVGGGSLGLGREQMPMELMQEKNLDVMVCGDITEWTLCAYINDAAMLGMNKAMIVIGHERSEEWGMKYMAQWLAPLVDGVPVTFVDAREPFVYL, from the coding sequence ATGAAAGTGCAAGAGGTGATTGACCGGATTCTGCTCGATTGCTGCGGGGGACGGAGGCTGGAGCAGACCTGCGATGTGCTGGCGAGCGGCAGTGAAGAGATGGAGGTCACGGGGATTGTCACAACGTTCATGGCGACGGTGGAGGTCATCAAGGAAGCTATTGCTGCTCGCGCCAACCTGATTATCACTCATGAGCCGACCTACTATACCGGCAACGATACGCTGGACTGGCTGCAGATGGACCCGGTATATCTGGCGAAAAAAAAGCTGATCGAGGAGCACGGCATTACGATCTGGCGCTTCCATGACCATATGCATCTGGCGGATACGGACCGGATCTATGACGGCCTGCTGAAGGAGCTGGATTGGGCGGATAAGAAGCTGGACGACAAGGACGCCTGGGGATATCTGATCGAGGAGACTACCGTGGGCGAGCTGGCCGGCTTCCTGAAGCAGCGGCTGGGTATGAAGGTGATCCAGATCGTCGGCGATCCGGCAGCGGCCTGCTCCCGTATTGGCATTCTTGTCGGCGGCGGTAGTCTAGGCTTAGGCCGGGAGCAGATGCCGATGGAGCTGATGCAGGAGAAGAATCTGGATGTGATGGTCTGCGGCGACATTACGGAGTGGACCTTATGTGCTTACATCAATGATGCGGCCATGCTGGGCATGAACAAGGCGATGATCGTCATCGGTCACGAGCGCTCCGAGGAATGGGGCATGAAGTATATGGCGCAGTGGCTGGCGCCGCTGGTGGACGGGGTTCCGGTTACCTTCGTGGATGCCAGGGAGCCGTTTGTGTATTTGTGA
- a CDS encoding carbohydrate ABC transporter permease: MIQTRGERAFTVFSAVVMILLTVFAFLPFLLIVIASFTEETALIRNGYSFFPEHTSLEAYRYIKSSAYIFIRAYGVSFLVTILGTAIGLLITSMLAYPMSRSDFKYHNTLAFVVFFTMLFSGGIVPSYIMWTQYFHIKNTLWALILPNLLANGFNVLLVRNYFKNNVPLEIIEAAQIDGASELRTFFRIMLPLSMPVMATVGMFMGLAYWNDWINALYFVSKPQLYGIQNLLMQLMSNIQFLNSGQAGSVLGADTVSLPSTAVRMAMAVLGIVPVLFVLPFMQKYLTRGVVIGAVKG; the protein is encoded by the coding sequence ATGATCCAAACAAGAGGAGAACGGGCGTTTACGGTATTTTCTGCGGTCGTGATGATCCTGCTGACGGTTTTTGCTTTTTTGCCCTTCCTGCTGATTGTAATTGCTTCGTTCACTGAGGAGACGGCCCTGATTCGCAACGGTTATAGCTTCTTCCCGGAGCATACCAGCCTGGAGGCGTACCGGTATATTAAGTCCTCGGCGTATATTTTCATCAGAGCATACGGGGTTTCCTTTCTGGTGACGATCCTTGGAACCGCGATTGGACTGCTTATAACAAGCATGCTGGCTTATCCGATGTCGCGGTCTGATTTCAAATATCATAATACGCTGGCCTTTGTCGTGTTTTTCACCATGCTGTTCAGCGGGGGGATTGTGCCTTCGTACATCATGTGGACCCAGTATTTCCATATCAAAAACACACTGTGGGCGCTGATCCTGCCCAATCTGCTGGCGAACGGGTTCAACGTCCTGCTGGTCCGTAACTACTTCAAGAATAATGTGCCGCTGGAGATTATCGAAGCCGCCCAGATCGACGGTGCTTCGGAGCTGCGGACCTTCTTCCGCATCATGCTTCCGCTGTCCATGCCGGTCATGGCAACGGTCGGGATGTTCATGGGCCTGGCCTATTGGAATGACTGGATCAATGCGTTATATTTTGTATCTAAGCCGCAATTGTACGGTATTCAGAATCTGCTGATGCAGCTTATGAGCAACATCCAGTTCCTCAATTCCGGCCAGGCCGGGAGTGTGCTCGGAGCCGACACAGTATCGCTGCCAAGTACAGCGGTGCGGATGGCGATGGCGGTGCTGGGTATTGTGCCGGTGCTGTTCGTCCTGCCGTTCATGCAGAAGTACCTGACCCGCGGCGTGGTTATCGGAGCTGTCAAAGGCTAA
- a CDS encoding ABC transporter permease subunit, which translates to MTARRKSPSKPLKKTLPLLILAGPGLLYFLINSYFPMFGVFIAFKDVNYAKGIFGSDWIGFKNFTFLFQTSDAWIMTRNTLLYNLAFIALGTVVSIIIAILMSELLNKLYSKLFMTGLILPNLISMIVLSLLVFAFLNADSGFVNHSILRPLGLPEINWYSEAKYWPYLLVLIQIWKTAGYGSIVYFASIAGIDKSIYESAKIDGAGKLKQIRMITLPLLKPTIIVLVLMSMGRIFNSDFGLFYQVPMNSGALYSTTQTIDTYVYRALMQLNDIGMSAAAGLYQSLVGFALVLTVNAIVKKVNPENALF; encoded by the coding sequence ATGACTGCCAGACGCAAGTCCCCATCCAAGCCGCTCAAAAAAACATTGCCGCTCCTCATACTCGCGGGTCCAGGCCTGCTGTATTTTCTCATTAACAGCTATTTCCCTATGTTCGGGGTGTTCATCGCCTTCAAGGATGTCAATTATGCCAAAGGCATCTTCGGCAGCGACTGGATCGGCTTCAAGAACTTCACCTTTCTCTTCCAGACCAGTGACGCCTGGATTATGACCCGCAATACGCTGCTGTACAACCTGGCGTTCATCGCGCTTGGAACCGTAGTCTCCATTATCATTGCCATTCTGATGTCGGAGTTGCTGAATAAGCTGTATTCGAAGCTGTTCATGACCGGGCTGATTCTGCCGAATCTGATCTCGATGATCGTGCTTTCGCTGCTCGTCTTCGCTTTTCTGAATGCCGACAGCGGGTTCGTGAACCATTCGATTCTGCGGCCGCTCGGCCTACCGGAGATCAACTGGTATTCGGAGGCGAAGTACTGGCCGTACCTGCTGGTCCTGATTCAGATCTGGAAGACGGCAGGCTACGGATCGATTGTTTATTTTGCCTCGATTGCCGGAATTGACAAGAGCATCTATGAGTCGGCCAAAATCGACGGTGCCGGGAAACTGAAGCAGATCCGCATGATTACCCTGCCGCTGCTGAAGCCGACCATTATTGTGCTGGTGCTGATGTCGATGGGCCGGATTTTCAACTCCGACTTCGGCTTGTTCTATCAGGTGCCCATGAACTCCGGTGCGCTGTACAGCACTACCCAGACGATTGATACGTATGTCTACCGCGCCTTGATGCAGCTCAATGATATCGGAATGTCGGCCGCCGCCGGTCTGTATCAGTCACTGGTCGGCTTTGCGCTTGTGCTTACGGTCAATGCCATCGTCAAGAAGGTCAATCCAGAAAACGCATTGTTCTAG
- a CDS encoding ABC transporter substrate-binding protein, translated as MKNKGLGSLLLSMVICGSLLSACGGNSNTSSKNSGDTEAKAKVAEIVFALPSFNRIPDDLSKVTEAINAITTAKIGVKVDFRLFGPADYAQKVNLALQSGEKMDVFTTLGQFSNYVSKSQVAPLEELLPEHGKELTAILDKDFGPDILKTTTMDGHIYGIPVNKGMALPTNIIYNADMLAEAGVAADSIQSVEDLPAVFGAVKQKLPDVVPFGPINVNPTDTGLVNWMKGASKVDYLTDTTGVGVVIGDNGKVVNFYESDVFKNGIQMMRDWFDAGYLQKDTATTTITAMEMVSSGRGFSFLGGYSGMEVGKQLSAQVGKNIETKRIAPFYFDTSAVNSVTWMVSSTSKETEAAVKFLNLLYTDKELINTILFGIEGEDYLKVDEHHVKFPEGMDANTVPYTAMLSSGIVGSESLQYQLEGIDWSDVELKLKENKDTARSPYFGFIFDQGQVKTQISAVNNVVSQFLPALVSGSVDPETIIPKFISALKDAGAEAIIDSKQQQLDAWLAAQKQ; from the coding sequence ATGAAGAACAAGGGGTTAGGTTCACTGCTGCTGTCCATGGTAATCTGCGGTTCGCTGCTCTCCGCCTGCGGCGGAAATTCCAATACATCGTCCAAGAATTCCGGGGATACGGAAGCTAAGGCCAAGGTGGCTGAGATTGTATTCGCACTGCCCTCCTTCAACCGGATTCCCGATGATCTCAGCAAGGTGACCGAGGCCATCAATGCAATTACTACCGCGAAGATCGGGGTGAAGGTGGACTTCCGTCTCTTCGGCCCGGCAGATTACGCCCAGAAGGTCAATCTTGCGCTCCAGAGCGGGGAGAAGATGGATGTCTTCACCACCCTCGGACAATTCTCCAACTATGTATCCAAGAGCCAGGTGGCCCCGCTCGAAGAGCTGCTTCCTGAACACGGTAAAGAGCTGACAGCCATTCTGGACAAGGATTTCGGGCCGGATATTCTCAAAACCACCACGATGGACGGACATATCTACGGCATTCCTGTGAATAAAGGGATGGCGCTGCCGACCAATATCATCTATAACGCGGATATGCTCGCAGAGGCGGGCGTAGCAGCAGACTCCATCCAATCGGTAGAGGATCTGCCTGCCGTGTTCGGTGCGGTGAAGCAGAAGCTGCCGGATGTGGTTCCATTTGGCCCGATCAACGTGAATCCGACGGATACGGGACTTGTGAACTGGATGAAGGGTGCAAGCAAAGTGGATTACCTGACTGATACCACCGGAGTCGGCGTCGTGATCGGTGACAACGGCAAGGTCGTTAACTTCTACGAATCGGATGTCTTTAAGAACGGGATTCAGATGATGAGAGACTGGTTCGACGCCGGGTATCTGCAGAAGGATACCGCAACTACGACGATCACAGCCATGGAGATGGTGTCCTCCGGGCGCGGTTTCTCATTCCTGGGCGGCTACAGCGGCATGGAGGTTGGCAAGCAGCTGAGTGCGCAGGTCGGCAAAAATATTGAGACCAAGCGCATCGCCCCATTTTACTTCGATACAAGCGCCGTGAACTCGGTAACCTGGATGGTCTCCAGCACCTCGAAAGAGACGGAGGCCGCTGTGAAGTTCCTGAACCTGCTCTACACCGACAAAGAGCTGATTAACACTATTCTCTTCGGAATCGAAGGGGAGGATTACCTCAAGGTAGATGAGCATCATGTGAAATTCCCGGAAGGCATGGACGCCAATACGGTGCCTTATACAGCCATGCTCAGCTCAGGGATCGTAGGCTCCGAATCGCTCCAGTATCAGCTGGAGGGAATTGACTGGTCGGATGTCGAGCTGAAGCTGAAGGAGAATAAGGATACCGCAAGATCACCGTATTTCGGCTTCATTTTCGATCAGGGTCAAGTGAAGACGCAGATTAGCGCTGTGAATAACGTGGTCAGCCAGTTCCTGCCGGCACTCGTCAGCGGATCGGTGGACCCGGAGACCATCATCCCGAAATTCATCAGTGCGCTGAAGGATGCCGGTGCAGAGGCTATTATTGACAGCAAGCAGCAGCAACTGGATGCGTGGCTTGCCGCGCAAAAGCAATAA
- a CDS encoding helix-turn-helix domain-containing protein, producing the protein MRCMLIDDDIPTVEALRSIVNWEEFGITEVLTAHNIQDAKQLFENGEPDLMICDIEMPRGSGIDMIKWARDRHYEGGFIFLTCHESFTFASKAISYDADSYLVKPLDKQELEAALRKSMDTLKNKVMLGEYSKLGHAWLKNQDLIERSFWSDVLTATISPRPQLIQSEVQKRELAVQVHAEYRLLLVSVPRSQIEREWDESIFHYALSNLVSEILSSRVGSGRIIAYQVDKVFYNAIIAESPADMKELEAGAGEIIRLSRLYLKCTATCYFSEPAAISRLAQLKTELEQADESNIIFRGKLHLPSKPFHVDLTERFSLDTELFTLLFVQKEKAQIVNRLKKELELLTSLNKLDAATLHSIREDLLQVVYSLLARHHIQAHRLFEGELSQQLTQDAESSVFDFMKWAQALTDKTVDSIKEVLQSEGVVERAKRFIQEHYTQDLSREDVAASVYLTADYLAKVFKNGTGQTVKEYLNDCRIRAAKQRLVESTASIGEIAMDTGFDTLSYFSTVFKKWTGETPAAYRSKHKSAL; encoded by the coding sequence ATGCGTTGTATGCTGATTGACGATGATATTCCTACAGTTGAAGCGCTGCGCAGCATCGTGAATTGGGAGGAATTCGGAATTACGGAAGTGCTCACCGCCCATAATATACAGGATGCGAAGCAACTATTCGAGAACGGTGAGCCGGATCTGATGATTTGCGATATTGAAATGCCGCGCGGGTCGGGCATTGATATGATCAAGTGGGCCAGAGACCGTCATTATGAAGGCGGATTCATCTTCCTGACCTGTCATGAGAGCTTCACCTTCGCCTCCAAGGCGATCTCGTATGACGCCGACTCGTATCTGGTCAAGCCGCTGGACAAGCAGGAGCTGGAGGCAGCGCTGCGTAAGTCTATGGATACGTTGAAGAACAAAGTCATGCTAGGCGAATACAGCAAGCTGGGCCATGCGTGGCTGAAGAACCAGGATCTGATAGAACGCAGCTTCTGGAGTGATGTGCTGACGGCGACGATCTCTCCCCGGCCCCAGCTGATCCAGAGTGAGGTGCAGAAGCGGGAGCTGGCAGTTCAGGTGCATGCGGAGTATAGGCTTCTGCTGGTAAGCGTTCCCCGCTCCCAGATTGAACGGGAATGGGATGAGAGCATCTTTCATTACGCCCTCTCGAATCTGGTCTCTGAAATTCTTAGCAGCCGGGTGGGCAGCGGACGTATAATTGCTTATCAGGTCGATAAAGTATTCTACAATGCGATCATTGCCGAGAGTCCGGCGGATATGAAGGAGCTGGAGGCGGGTGCCGGAGAGATCATCCGGCTGTCCAGGCTGTATCTGAAATGTACGGCTACCTGTTACTTCAGTGAGCCTGCGGCGATCTCCCGCCTGGCGCAGCTGAAGACGGAGCTGGAGCAGGCGGACGAGTCGAATATTATTTTCCGGGGCAAGCTGCATTTGCCGAGTAAGCCCTTCCATGTGGATCTGACCGAGCGGTTCTCCCTGGATACGGAGCTGTTCACCTTGCTGTTCGTCCAGAAGGAGAAGGCGCAGATTGTGAACCGGCTCAAGAAAGAACTGGAGCTGCTGACGAGTCTGAACAAGCTGGATGCGGCCACGCTCCATTCGATCCGCGAGGACCTGCTTCAGGTGGTCTATTCGCTGCTTGCGCGGCACCACATTCAGGCGCACCGGCTCTTCGAGGGCGAGCTCAGCCAGCAATTGACACAGGATGCAGAGAGCAGTGTGTTCGACTTCATGAAATGGGCGCAAGCGCTGACGGACAAGACGGTGGATTCCATCAAGGAGGTGCTGCAGTCTGAAGGAGTGGTCGAGCGGGCCAAAAGGTTCATTCAAGAGCACTACACCCAGGATCTGAGCCGGGAGGATGTTGCAGCCAGCGTATATCTGACCGCGGATTATTTGGCCAAGGTGTTCAAGAACGGGACCGGCCAGACTGTGAAGGAGTACCTGAACGACTGCCGGATCAGAGCGGCGAAGCAGAGGCTGGTGGAGAGCACAGCGAGCATCGGAGAGATTGCGATGGATACCGGCTTCGATACCCTCTCTTATTTCTCCACGGTATTCAAAAAATGGACAGGCGAAACCCCGGCAGCCTATCGCTCCAAGCATAAATCCGCCCTATAG
- a CDS encoding histidine kinase encodes MIRTNSIVFKFSLQMTVILAILLSILVLSNIYSLEVVRSNALTSSRNTLALYQANIHNNFNNFSKDLIEVFDHNVDAAVNSAGMDENSRYFRVQQLKNSLQAKIAGDNSSDGMFIRLSDELVLEQFNRRIQSEDKLALVDFINMHKFSTAPAEHSGEWKVFQIRGESYLFKYITYSEVSFGTLVKADTLLAMVDRGGNDQNRYVLSDSKGTILAASNISLQEGETTLESLSRQYKRDYLIVSEPIGEFGQMTQMVAKGSLFSGLKLIQWGIALLAVLSVIVVPLVLRFLTRDVLRPILELVKAAKAVEQGQLEYQIPQNTPYSLEFLKLFHALESMVSEIKDLKIQSYEEQIEISRAEIKYLQMQIRPHFFLNAISTITSLSYQNKNEEIRRLIHCLSEHLRYMFRGGLMEVTMEEEIRHTENYIRMQEIRYPEQIFFMIEIQEEARQVPVPQFMIQTFVENTFKHAMFVQELLSIFIRVRMEQRDDSSFVSIVIEDNGAGFASEWLDQPEREEAGEDGGRVGIANIRKTLRLLYKREDLLKLSNNQSTGARVELWIPVKPTEWSQPGLEGG; translated from the coding sequence ATGATCCGAACCAACAGTATCGTGTTCAAATTTTCGTTGCAGATGACAGTGATTCTTGCGATCCTGCTGTCCATCCTTGTTCTGAGTAATATCTACTCCCTGGAGGTTGTGCGGAGCAATGCTCTGACTAGCTCGCGTAATACACTGGCCCTCTATCAGGCCAATATTCATAATAATTTCAACAATTTCTCCAAGGACCTCATAGAGGTATTCGACCATAACGTGGATGCCGCCGTGAATTCGGCGGGGATGGATGAGAACAGCCGGTATTTCAGGGTCCAGCAGCTCAAGAATAGCCTGCAAGCAAAAATAGCAGGCGATAATTCGAGCGACGGCATGTTCATCAGGCTCTCGGATGAGCTGGTGCTGGAGCAGTTCAACCGCCGGATTCAATCGGAGGATAAGCTGGCTCTGGTGGATTTTATTAATATGCATAAATTCAGTACGGCTCCGGCAGAACATAGCGGGGAATGGAAGGTCTTCCAGATCCGCGGCGAGTCGTACTTGTTCAAATATATTACTTATTCAGAGGTCAGCTTCGGAACGCTGGTGAAAGCGGACACGCTGCTGGCCATGGTCGACAGGGGAGGCAATGATCAGAACCGGTATGTGCTCAGTGATTCGAAGGGAACTATACTGGCAGCGAGTAATATCTCTCTGCAGGAGGGAGAGACGACGCTTGAGAGCTTAAGCAGGCAATATAAGCGGGATTACCTGATTGTATCTGAACCGATCGGCGAGTTCGGGCAGATGACCCAAATGGTTGCCAAGGGCAGTCTGTTCTCGGGTCTGAAGCTGATTCAGTGGGGGATCGCCCTGCTGGCAGTTCTCTCGGTCATTGTGGTACCGCTGGTGCTGAGATTCCTGACGAGGGATGTACTGAGGCCGATTCTGGAGCTGGTGAAGGCGGCGAAGGCGGTTGAACAGGGGCAGCTGGAATACCAGATTCCGCAGAATACCCCCTACTCTCTGGAATTCTTGAAGCTGTTCCATGCGCTGGAGTCCATGGTCAGTGAGATCAAGGATCTGAAGATTCAGTCCTATGAAGAACAGATCGAGATCAGCCGCGCCGAGATCAAGTATCTGCAGATGCAGATCCGGCCCCATTTTTTCCTGAATGCGATCTCAACGATCACCAGCTTAAGCTATCAGAATAAAAACGAGGAGATTCGCCGGCTGATCCACTGCCTCTCCGAGCATCTCCGGTATATGTTCAGAGGGGGGCTGATGGAAGTGACGATGGAGGAGGAGATCCGGCATACTGAGAATTATATCCGGATGCAGGAGATCCGTTATCCTGAACAGATTTTTTTCATGATCGAGATCCAGGAGGAAGCGCGGCAGGTGCCGGTTCCGCAGTTCATGATTCAGACCTTTGTGGAGAATACGTTCAAGCATGCTATGTTCGTTCAGGAGCTGCTGTCTATTTTCATCAGGGTGCGGATGGAGCAGCGGGACGATAGTTCATTTGTCAGCATTGTAATAGAAGATAACGGGGCAGGCTTCGCTTCTGAATGGCTGGATCAGCCGGAGCGCGAAGAGGCAGGGGAGGATGGAGGCAGAGTGGGCATTGCTAATATCCGCAAGACCCTCAGACTGCTCTACAAACGGGAGGATCTGCTTAAGCTGTCCAACAACCAGTCTACAGGTGCCAGGGTTGAACTGTGGATTCCAGTGAAGCCAACGGAATGGAGCCAGCCCGGCTTAGAGGGAGGATAA
- a CDS encoding alpha/beta hydrolase-fold protein, with translation MATMQISLFSASLKREVTIQAILPVDLPEGWGLPAWSGQPLRSLYLLHGFSGSQNDWLNFSRIRELADRHQVAVFMPAGENRFYVNDELREEYYGEYIGRELVDFTRKLFPLSAAREDTWIGGLSMGGYGAIRNGLKYAERFGRIIALSSALIPYRVANIAPDYKDGIASYSYYASVFGDLSKLLGSDKDPEQLVRDVKAQGLALPELYMACGTEDMLLDVNRRFHQFLDSEQAAHYYEEGPGDHNWVYWDKHIEAALDWAVN, from the coding sequence ATGGCTACAATGCAAATCAGCCTGTTCTCGGCAAGTCTGAAGCGGGAGGTCACGATCCAGGCCATATTGCCGGTGGATCTGCCGGAGGGCTGGGGACTGCCGGCCTGGTCCGGTCAGCCCTTGAGATCGCTCTATCTGCTGCACGGCTTCTCCGGCAGCCAGAACGACTGGCTGAACTTCTCCAGGATCAGGGAGCTGGCAGACAGGCATCAGGTGGCAGTATTCATGCCGGCCGGGGAGAACCGCTTCTATGTCAATGATGAGCTTAGGGAAGAATATTACGGTGAGTATATCGGCAGGGAGCTGGTAGACTTCACCCGCAAGCTGTTCCCGCTATCAGCAGCCAGAGAGGATACCTGGATCGGCGGCTTGTCGATGGGCGGGTACGGTGCGATCCGCAACGGCCTGAAATACGCGGAGCGCTTCGGCCGGATCATCGCCTTATCCTCGGCCTTAATTCCGTATAGAGTAGCCAATATTGCCCCAGACTATAAAGACGGAATTGCCAGTTATTCCTACTATGCCAGCGTCTTCGGCGATCTGAGTAAGCTGCTCGGCAGCGACAAGGACCCCGAGCAGCTGGTGCGTGATGTGAAGGCGCAGGGACTTGCCCTGCCGGAGCTGTACATGGCTTGCGGAACCGAGGATATGCTGCTGGATGTGAACCGCCGGTTCCATCAGTTCCTGGACAGCGAGCAGGCTGCCCATTACTATGAAGAGGGCCCGGGCGACCATAACTGGGTGTACTGGGATAAGCATATCGAAGCTGCGCTGGACTGGGCGGTTAATTGA